From a single Opisthocomus hoazin isolate bOpiHoa1 chromosome 6, bOpiHoa1.hap1, whole genome shotgun sequence genomic region:
- the TECTB gene encoding beta-tectorin has translation MVTLTIYLLVILAQTLAGPCIPNKADVILVYCYPKTIITKIPECPYGWEVNQLALGGICYNGIHDSGYYQFTIPDLSPKNKSYCGTQSEFKNPIYHFYNSIVSNDSSVIVKSQPVNYSFTCTYNANYLVNQAAFDQRVATVHVKNGSSGSFESQLSLNFYSNAKFSSIKEAPFVVETSEIGSDIFAGVEAKGLSDRFKVVLNNCWATPSSEYFYQIHWPLITKGCATDNSILVHENGKTSRATFQFNAFRFRNIPKLSKVWLHCETHVCDSEKFSCPVTCDKRKQRMEQTGGVLVAEITVRSKGFSRFYTLSDIIFHLLFAIGFCAVLL, from the exons ATGGTGACTCTTACTATTTATCTGCTGGTCATCTTGGCTCAGACTCTTGCAGGGCCTTGCATTCCAAATAAAGCAG ATGTAATTCTGGTATACTGCTATCCTAAAACCATCATTACCAAAATTCCGGAGTGTCCTTATGGATGGGAGGTTAATCAGCTGGCACTTGGAGGCATTTGCTACAATGGAATCCACGATTCAGGGTACTACCAATTCACAATCCCGGATCTGTCTCCTAAAAACAAATCTTACTGTGGGACGCAGTCAGAG TTTAAGAACCCCATTTATCACTTCTACAACTCCATCGTCTCCAACGACTCCTCAGTAATCGTGAAGAGCCAGCCTGTGAATTACTCATTCACCTGCACATACAATGCCAACTACCTGGTGAACCAAGCTGCCTTTGACCAAAG AGTGGCCACCGTCCATGTGAAGAATGGAAGCTCCGGCTCATTTGAAAGTCAGCTGTCCCTCAACTTCTACTCT AATGCCAAGTTTTCAAGTATAAAAGAAGCCCCTTTCGTCGTTGAAACATCAGAAATTGGTTCTGACATATTTGCTGGAGTGGAAGCTAAGGGCTTAAGTGACAG GTTCAAAGTTGTTCTCAACAACTGCTGGGCAACTCCCTCCTCAGAGTATTTCTACCAGATCCACTGGCCTCTGATCACCAAGGG GTGTGCCACGGACAACTCCATCCTTGTACACGAGAACGGGAAAACGAGCCGGGCGACGTTCCAGTTCAATGCTTTCCGCTTCCGTAACATTCCAAAGCTGTCCAAGGTCTGGCTGCACTGCGAGACGCATGTCTGCGACAGCGAGAAGTTCTCCTGCCCGGTG ACCTGTGACAAACGAAAACAGCGCATGGAACAAACTGGAGGTGTTTTAGTGGCAGAGATCACCGTACGCA GCAAAGGTTTCTCCAGATTTTACACACTCTCAG ATATCATCTTCCACCTACTCTTTGCCATTGgattttgtgctgttttattatAA